The genomic segment TGACGGCACCTACCGCGAACCACCAGCATCGAGGCGCGAGGAATATATCCGTTTCTACCGCTCACAGGGCGAGAACTTCATTGCTACTGCCTACGCCGCATTGGGACAGTCTGACGACATGTACGTCACTTTCGAGCGGTTGGAGAACATCGTGCGCGATGCCGAGACGCGCGAGCACCGCGCCCGCTACGATGCCCTTGAGCAGCAGTTAAAACGACAAGAGTCCGAGGCACACAGCCGTCAGATGACGATAGTCGCCATTGCTGCTGTCTGCTTACTGCTCTTTGCATTGCTGTTTGCCGCGTATGTATTCGCCAAGAACAGGATTATCAACATGAAGAACCGTGGCTTGGTTAAATTGATTGACGAAGCCATCAGATATAAGGAACGCTACGAGCAGATGCACCAGTCCATGCTGGCACACGTGGAAAGTGAAGGAGAGACGGTGCCGCATCCTGTTGATTTGAAAAGCTTTTCTGCGGATGCTCTATTCCAGTACCTCTATGATGACATCCGGGAGAAGCGGCTTTACCTCGACCCGAAGTTCGACCGGCAAGCGGTCTGCAGCCGCTATGGTCTTACTGCCGTACAGGTGGGCAATGCCTTTGCACAGGGCAGCGACTATGATTCTGTAGCTGATTTCGTGCGCGACTGCCGCTTGGAGTATGCCTGTCACCTTCTCACAACTACAGACATGAAGGTGGCCGACGCGGCCAGTGCCTCCGGTTTCAGCCGCGCCACCACTTTCAACCACGACTTCAAGGCTCGTTACAACCTTACCCCTTCCGAGTATCGCCGGAGATAACTTTCCGTACGGCGGCAGAACCTCATTTCTGATAGCCCTGATACCTCCTCTTGCCCCGCCTTTCGGCGGGTCTTTTGTTTTGCTTATGCGATTGCTGATTTGTTATGGGGTGGGATAAAGCCAGTTTTATTTTTGCTTATTTATTTCAACGGACTTGCTCATTCGTTTCTGCTATTGTGTGCGCAGGGGATTTACAGTAACTTTGCACCTATAAAGATACATGCGATATGGAGCAAATGATTATCATCAACGTCGTTATCGTGGCAGTTTTAGTGACGGCTGTCATCGCTTATCTGGCCCTACGGCGGCAGAATGATGCCGTGCAGTACGAGGTGAACCGGCTAACGCTTCGCCTCACGGAAATGGAAATGAAGATGGACGCCTTCCATGCCATCAATAACATTCCCGGCGGTGGTAGTGCTGCCGCTGATGCCCAGGGGCTGACAGCTGTGAGCAAGGAAGAAAAGACTGCCAACGCGGACTTGTCGGAGATGGACGACAAGGAACTTTTTGAACATATCAGTCGAGTCATCCGTGACGAAGAACTGTTCCGCTGGCCCGATTTCAACCGCGCAGCCGTGAAGGAGCGGTTCTCTCTCTCGGCTGCGCGCATCGGCGGTGCCTTTATGCGGGGCGGCGGCATGGGCCTGCCCGAGTTTGTGCGCAACTGCCGTCTGGACTACGCCTGCCGCCTGATGGTGGAACAGCCTGAGTTGTCGTTTACCGAGGTGGGCGAGGCTTCAGGCTATCAGCGCACCACTACGTTCTACCATGACTTCAAGGCACGCTTCGGCATGCCCCCGGCTGAGTACAGGGCACAGCAGTTAAAACAGGATGATGCAACTGCCATCCAGTCAGTACAGCCGCAGGGCGGAGAACCGAAGGAACAGCAGGAAATCACAGAATCAGAGAAGAATGACTGATGTACGGAAACAATAGTATTCTGGACCCTAATTTCATGCTGCTCTACGGCCTGACAATGATGCTTGCCTTAGAGACGGCAGTCTATCTGCTATGGCGGCGCGGCAATGTGACATTCCCGTATGCTGCGGCTTCCCCGTGGGGGGCAACAGTTGCATTCCTATGATGGTCGGTGCTCCCTGTGTGTTTGAGGTCAGCCCCGAGAAGTCTGTCCTGACATTCAATGTCGAGGGAGAGAGAAAGACATACTCCTTAGAAGGAGCAAGTGAGCAGTTATTCAAGAAGTAAATAATTTAAAAGTAAGAAAGATGATGAGAAAAATCATGCAATGGATGGTGGCTGCCACCCTGACAAGCAGCCTCTTTGTATGGACATCCTGTTCGAACGATGACAATGCGGTGATTCCGCAGCCCGGCCATGAAACGGAGTTCGGCGCACTGCTGAAAACACTGGACTGGGGCACGGACACATGCCTCGTCTATGGTCACAAGACACCCGATGTGGATGCCGTCACCTCGGCCTTGTCGTATGCCAGGCTGATGCGGCTGATGGGCTACAACTGCAAGGCCAAGGTGTCGAGCGGGATGAACCGCGAGACAGCCTATATCGCCCACGTGTTCGGCTTCGCGCTGCCCGAACTGAAGTCGAGCGTGTTGCCGCAGACACGGCTCATCCTGACCGACCACACCGACTATGCCCAGTGCGTGGAGGGTGCCCGCGAAGCCGTTGTCCTGCAGAAGATAGACCACCATGTGGAGGGCGACATTGCAGACAGCGGCATCCCCTTTGTGCGCCGCGAGATGGTTGGCTCCACCAACACCATCATCTACGAGATGTATAAGGAACAGGGCATCACCATCGACGACGAGACCGCCCGCATCATGCTGGCAGGCATCATCAGCGACACGCGCAACCTGTCGAAAACCACCACGCAGGCCATCGACTCCACGGCATTGCAAGCTCTGACCGCACAGTTGGCCATCAGCCCCGACTCCGTGGCTCGTCTGAACCGTGGCATGGAGGATGCAGCCACCGACTATACCGGCATGACCGATGCCGAGATTTTCCTCTCCGACTACAAGGAATACGAGATTGGCGGCCATCTGCTTGGCTTCGGCAGCCTCGTCTGCAAGCAGAGCCAGATGGAAGCCTTCATCGACCGCATGCTGGCAGTCATGCCCGAAGTGATGGGGCAGCGTGGGCGGCAG from the Prevotella sp. Rep29 genome contains:
- a CDS encoding helix-turn-helix domain-containing protein translates to MVQSRLPHDTLYTEQKAIAVYGYDPVRALQIVDSAVIVGNMSSWQADKNRARIYSLTRAGERLDSLMHWTPDARFDTARIIGEQLIRHDSIKNSLERQQDVLEILAYVARCQKDTTLWLRRSRQLVEVCRRQGAETEALRGEAEIGAALCYMGQESEGMAMMDRAIGALSDGELKFNELDALVIALKRKAGVMISKGQAAEVLPLARRIVNLLNDYEHHPDKYHDGTYREPPASRREEYIRFYRSQGENFIATAYAALGQSDDMYVTFERLENIVRDAETREHRARYDALEQQLKRQESEAHSRQMTIVAIAAVCLLLFALLFAAYVFAKNRIINMKNRGLVKLIDEAIRYKERYEQMHQSMLAHVESEGETVPHPVDLKSFSADALFQYLYDDIREKRLYLDPKFDRQAVCSRYGLTAVQVGNAFAQGSDYDSVADFVRDCRLEYACHLLTTTDMKVADAASASGFSRATTFNHDFKARYNLTPSEYRRR
- a CDS encoding helix-turn-helix domain-containing protein, whose amino-acid sequence is MEQMIIINVVIVAVLVTAVIAYLALRRQNDAVQYEVNRLTLRLTEMEMKMDAFHAINNIPGGGSAAADAQGLTAVSKEEKTANADLSEMDDKELFEHISRVIRDEELFRWPDFNRAAVKERFSLSAARIGGAFMRGGGMGLPEFVRNCRLDYACRLMVEQPELSFTEVGEASGYQRTTTFYHDFKARFGMPPAEYRAQQLKQDDATAIQSVQPQGGEPKEQQEITESEKND
- a CDS encoding DHH family phosphoesterase; translation: MMRKIMQWMVAATLTSSLFVWTSCSNDDNAVIPQPGHETEFGALLKTLDWGTDTCLVYGHKTPDVDAVTSALSYARLMRLMGYNCKAKVSSGMNRETAYIAHVFGFALPELKSSVLPQTRLILTDHTDYAQCVEGAREAVVLQKIDHHVEGDIADSGIPFVRREMVGSTNTIIYEMYKEQGITIDDETARIMLAGIISDTRNLSKTTTQAIDSTALQALTAQLAISPDSVARLNRGMEDAATDYTGMTDAEIFLSDYKEYEIGGHLLGFGSLVCKQSQMEAFIDRMLAVMPEVMGQRGRQMLVAKIDNMVENTGDDRAERPYVENGTYFIYYGEGAKQVAEGVFGPSLREGVCYTSEKLSRKQIVPRITEVLTGN